The genome window AAGTGGCCTCAAGTAGTAGCCTTTGTGTTCTCTAAACTTGCAAAAGCCGTTATAGAAGTTCATAAGGAAGGATACGCACATTGTGATATAAAACCATCTAATGTACTATTCAATAAGAAGCTACCGAGATATGGAGAAGACGCTCTTAATTCTTTACTCAATTCTGAAGTTATACCTAAACTATCTGATCTAGGTTCATCGGTAAAAATCGGTACTCCAGTGATGCACTATACTCCCTATTATGCCCATCCCTTACAGAGATTTGGGAATAAAGCCGAAACTATGTTTGATGTTTACTCGTTTACGGTATCACTTTATGTATCTCTCACTAACAACTTTCCATATCCAGAATGGTTAGAAAATGAAATCGAGGAAGCGGTAAAGAATCCGGAGAAGAGAAAACAAGCCTTAGATGATTTTTATAAAGCGGTACCAAGGCTTGATTACATACCAGTGGAATTTAGGGATCTTATAATGAGTGGACTAAAGGGTGAAGTTAGTATATTAGAGATAAATAAGAAGCTTGAAGAAATTTTGATTGAAGATTATAACATAGACATTAATAATTTGAATAGTGAAGTAGAAAAGCTTATAAGCTATTGATTACAGTTATATAAAATAAAAGACTCGGTGAAAAAGAATGACAGAGTCAATGGCCAGGAAAGTATTCGAAGGACTAGCATATACAATATGGGAAGACGACGAAGCTAGTGTTGTCTTGTTAGAAGGAAAACCAATTCAAGCGAGCTGCGTTGAACACGGAAATCATAATCTATTCGATCTAGAATGTCCATATGTAGAAAAGCTATTGAAAAAGATTTTTTCTTAACCCTTCTGAGCTATGACGCTTATTTCTATTAATACGTCTCTTGGTAGTCTTGAAACTTCTATAGTAACTCTAGCAGGGGGTTTATTACTGAAATATTTCGAGTAAACTTCATTGAATCTTTGGAAATCTTTTATATCTTTTAAATATACAAATGACATTACAACGTCATCCAGCACATAACCAGCCGCTTCTAGAATAGCCTTTATGTTTTCAATGACTCTAATTGTCTGTTCTTCTATATTTTTGCCTACTACTTCATTTGTATTAGGATCTACTGGGATTTGCCCAGATACGTAAAGTACATCTCCAACTTTTACTCCTTGAGAATATGGGCCTATTGGTTTAGGAGCTTTATCTGTGAAAACTATTTCCCTCATGTGAATTACTAAATCGAAAATGGTTTAAAGTTTTTCCTTAAATTTCTCCATGACTAGAATATGATGTAGAGCTATTAACAAATCCCTCTCAGTGATTATACCTCTTATAGTATTATCCTTATTCAATATCAGTAGCGAGCCTATTCTCTTTACAATCATCTCTGCAGCTGCTCTATTTATTGAGGATAACTCATCAATAGTCACTAGGTTTGTGACCATAATGTCTTTCACTGCTTTATTATAGAAGTAATCTGGATCCAACTTATCCACTGCCTTAGCCAACTGTCTAATAGCATTAACTACAGTTATTATTCCTATTACCTTGTTATCGTCATTAATGACTGGTAATCTTCTAAATCCCCTTCTTAACATCAATCTAACTGCTTGATCTAATCTCACATCCTTATAAATAGTTCTAACATTAGTTGTCATGAAAACTTTTACAGGAAATATCTCATCCAGATCCTTGTAGAGTAGTAGAAATTCTCTCTCTGTTATAATTCCTACTGGTTTATCGTTTATATCAACAACTGGCAATGATCCAAAATTCCTGGTTACCATTATATTTAATGCAGTAAATTCATCAGTAGTATTATAAATTGTAACTGGATTAGGGGTCATATAATCTATTACTGGCGTAGTGGAAATACGATAGAGATCACCTTGACTACAACTATCTTTGCAATGCGATTCTACAGTAGATAAAAGATCTCTAGTGGTTAACAGCCCTTCTATTTTTTCATTAGATATGATTATTCTACCTATCCCTCCCTCATTTATCTTCTTAAACGCTAAACCTAATCTATCCTCTTTAGATAATATTGGTGGGTTTCTTATCATTAAAGTTTCTATATTCACATATATTATCTGTTATTTTACTTTATAAACATGTGTTTACGAAGAATAAGAAGTAAGGTCTTTAGATAGGCAGGGATATACATACTATTTAAACCATAACTCATAATTCGTACCATTTATGGAGTTTTCTCTAGTTCTAGAAGCTTTTCTTAAACGAGATATGTAATTCCGAATCAATTAGGATAAGAAGTGAATTATCAACTTGAATCAAGTAGGAAAACAAAATTCTGATAATCCGTAAAGAGGGGTTTAGGCAAAGAACTCTGTATGGTTCTAAAGGGAATGGGGAAATATTAAAAAGGAACACATACTGCTAGAGAGAAAACTGAGATGAAGAATTGTATCTGAGTAGACACGTGAAATTCTTTTCAGTTATCTAATAGTGGTTATGCATTAAGTGTTTTTTTGTATTTTTGAAAAATTTTATAATAATCTTATAAAAGCTGAAGAAGGGTATCGATTTATGTTAAAGTTAGCTAAACGTCATTTAATAAAAACTCATAAGACTATGAATATTTGAAGAATGGTTATGGGAGTAAAGTTCGTCAAGTGAATATTATATATTTTTATAAAATTTGATAATTTTTATGAAGGTTATTATGTATTTATAAATTTAAATGCAAATATACTTCTTATGAAGGCATTATTAGTCTATCCACCAAAAAGAGGGGTAGAAGTTAAAGAGATAAACAGCATAGATCAATCAATAAGTGGAGAAGAAGTTTTAATTAAAACGATAGCAAATGGCATTTGTGGGACTGATCGTGGTATTGTTTCTGGCTTGTTGAAATTTTCGCGTCCACCTAAAGGTAAAAATGGTCTAGTACTAGGGCATGAAAATCTTGGTCAAGTAATAGATAAAGGACCTCATGTACAAGCTTTAAGTAAGGGGGATTATGTTGTTTCGATAGTTAGAAGGGGTTGTGGAAAGTGTTCTAATTGTTTATCTGGAAGGCAAGACTTTTGTGAAACCGGAGAATTCGTCGAAGCTGGAATTAGAGGATTAGATGGCTTTATGAGAGAATTTTACATAGATAATGCTAGTTATTTAGTTAGAATACCAAATGAAATAGTCGATATCGCAGTTTTACTTGAACCACTTTCCAATGTAGTAAAGGCTTATAATGAGCTAATGTTAACGCAAAGAAGAATGATATGGTGGTGTAGGGATGGTAGTTACGATTGTAAAAATGTTACCATAGTGGGATCTGGACCAATAGGTCTCCTTTTTTCGCTGATATTTTCCGTTCAAGGTTTTAACGTATTTGTTTTAAATAAGAGAGATCCTTTTCCAATTGAAGCAGAGATTATGGAGAAGATTAACGCTAAATTTATCAATACTACTAAAGATCAATTACCTAATGTAGTAGATGTACTTATTGATACTTCTGGATACCCGTCAGCGTTTATTCCCCTAATGAATAAGTTGAACAAAAACTCATCTGTTATATTATTTGGCACTACTGGTGGAGAGAAATTCGAAGTAAATGCTGATTTAATAACATACCTTGTTGAAAATAATATTTTATTGTTTGGGAGTGTTAACGCTAGCAAGAAGGACTTCGAGGAGGGTGTAAATTATCTTACGATATGGAAGTATAGGTATCCAAATGTATTAAATAAAATGATAACTAGAGTAGTTAAGCCTGAAGAGGCTCCAGAAGTATTATATGCAAAACCTAGGGGAGAAATAAAAACAATAATTTCATGGGTTTAATTGACTCCTTAACGCTTCTATAGCTTTTTTAATTTCTTCTATGGAAGCTTCATCTTCTAGTGTAGAGATATCCCCTACAGCAGAGCCCATCATAACTGCTTTTATCACTCTTCTCATTACCTTACCAGACCTAGTTTTAGGTAACGCGTTAACAAAATGTACTTCTAATATTACAATTGGTCCCATAACTTTCTTTACATGTTCGTTTATGCTCTTAGCCAATTCGTTACTCGGTTGATAGCCTTGCTTTAATACAACAAATGCATGAGCGATCTCTCCTTTTACGGGATCTGGAATACCTATTACAGCTGCTTCAGCTACAGCTGGGTGTGAAGTTATTGCTGATTCTATTTCACCAGCTCCTATTCTATGACCAGCTATCTTTAACGTCTCATCTGCTCTCCCAGATACCCATACATATCCATCTTCATCTATCATGGCAAAGTCTCCAGTATAGTATACATTAGGGAACTTACTGAAGTAAGTCTTTATAATTCTCTCATTACCCTCATCATTCCACATACCTATCATCATCATTGGCGGGAATGGTGGCTCAATAATTAAGTAACCTCTCTCTCTAGGCCTAGCAAGATTCCCATTTTCATCAACGACCTTTACTTTATTTCCCGGTAATGGGAACCCAGATGCGGGTCCCGACTTCATTGTTAAGAAGATTGGATATCCCGGCATATAACCTAAATTCGGAGCTCCAGTTTCAGTTTGCCACCATTGGTGTGACATGAACACTTTACCTTTACCTATAACTTCTAACCCGTATTTCCACGGAGCGTAATTCAGAGGTTCCCCATTCGTCACTATTATTCTAAGTGAATATAATTCACGATCTTTAATGTAATCTTCACCGTATTTCATTAGATACCTTAAGAATGTTGCAGAAGTACCAAAAGTGGTAGCCTTATATTTCTCAATTAGTTCAGCCCATTTATCGGGATATGGGTAATCGGGTACACTCTCATATATTATCACACTTCTACCCATTACTAGCGGTGAGTAAGTAATGTACGAATGCCCTACAATCCATCCTATATCTGAAGTATTGAATAATACGTCGTTTTCTTGACTTAACCCATAACTCCATAACAACATAGTTGCAGTACCCACCAAATATCCACCTGTGGAATGAACTACACCCTTAGGTTTCCCAGTAGTTCCAGAAGTATAAAGGATAAATAACGGATGTGTAGCATCAACTGGTTCTGGTTCAATATATTTGTATTTACCTATTTCATCAAAATAGATATCTCTTCCTTCTTTAAATGGTATTTCTATCCCACTTCTCCTAAATACTATAACATTCTTTACGGAATTATTCTGTAATTTTGATAATGCCTCATCGACAGTCCTCTTAAGCTCTACTAGCTTACCCTTTCTATAATAACCATCTGCAGTAATAACAACCTTAGATTGGGCATCAGAAACTCTATCAGCCAATGCTTGTGAACCAAAACCCGCAAAAACTACACTGTGAATTGCGCCTATTCTCGCACAAGCTAACATTGCTATAACTCCTTCTGGAGTTAAAGGCATGTAAATTGTAACCCTATCACCTTTTTTTACACCTAATTGTTTTAACGCGTGAGCCCATCTATTTACCTCGTAAAATAAATCTTGATAAGTAAGTACTTTTCTCTCACCTTTTTCAGATTCCCAAATTATCGCAGCCTTAAACTTCTTACTACTATTCAAATGTCTATCAATTGCATTATAGGTAGCATTTAGTTTTCCGCCAACGAACCACTTTGTAAGAATTTCTTGTTTGAAGGTTTCCTTCCAAGGGTCAAACCAGTCAATTAATTCTTCAGCTAGTTTACTCCAGAATTTACCTGGATTTTCTATACTTTCCTTATAGATCTCCTTATAAAGTCTTATATTATAGTCAACTTTTTCTTCTATTTCCTTAATATTTTCTGAAATTTCTTGTTCCATATGATATCATATAAATCTGTTTGTAAGGTATTAAAAAACTTTACTTAGGATTGAATGTAATTATAGACTTAAAAAACATAGAGAGAGATAAATGGTATTGATTCTATAATAAATCTTATAATCATGTCTCTTTTACAATATTATATGAACTTATCATCATTGCCATATTTCGAAAAGTGGTTTATCCTTGGAATAATCTTAGGTGTTGTAGCAGGTTTCGCAGCGATCACATTTTACTTATTACTACACCTGTTCGAAGAAATATTTCTGTTCAATTTTATAGGCATGAGTTATCCTAGACCACTCGGCGAGGGAGGAACATTAAACTTCGTCTTTCATCCAGGTAATTATCTTCTTATACCTATATCCACTGCAATTGGAGGTTTAATTTCTGGAATAATAGTTTACACATTCGCTCCAGAAGCTGAGGGACATGGTACTGATGCCGCAATAAAATCTTATCATTATTTTCAAGGCAAGGTTAAATGGATTGTTATTCCAGTTAAGATAATAGCTTCCGCTATTACGATAGGTTCTGGAGGTAGCGCTGGAAGGGAAGGTCCAACTGCGCAATTTTCAGCTGGTGTAGGTTCAGTTATTGCTGATTTACTGCATCTCAGTCCAGAGGATAGAAGAAGGGCGGTAGCAGTAGGCATTGGAGCCGGAATAGGTACAATTTTTAAAACGCCAATTGGAGGTGCAATCTTAGCTGCTGAAATTCTATATAGAAGGGATCTAGAGCCAGAAGTAATATATCCAGCATTAGTTGCCTCAGCAATAGGTTACACCATATTCGGAAGCATATTTGGTTTCACTCCCGTATTTGGCTATTATACAGGAACTTTTGATCCATTGAGATTGCCAATGTATGCAGTTCTAGGACTAGTTTCTGGCTTGATGGCTATATTATATCCTAAAACCTTCTATGGAATTAACTCACTTTTCAAAAAATTACGAATACCTAATCACGTGAAGCCAGCAATAGGTGGGCTTATCACTGGTTTAATTGGATTATTGGCTCCAGAGATTCTTGGAACTGGTTACGGGTGGATTAACTTAGTTGAGTATGAGAAGGTTTTCACACTATATTCTCCGCTTATACCCGCAATCATATTAATAATAATATTGCCATTTTTAAAGATCATATCAACTTCATTTTCAATAGGTTCTGGCGGTAGTGGAGGAGTTTTTGCTCCCGGTTTGTTTATAGGTGCATATTTAGGTGCGAGTATTGGGTTATTGTTTCATTATTTATTTCCAACCATTGTACCTACTATAGCCCCATTCGTTATCATAGGTATGATGAGCTTTTTTGCGGGAGCAGGAAAAGTTCCATTATCAGTTTTAATAATGGTTACTGAAATGACCTCAAGTCTCCAGTTACTCCCTGGAGCCATGATTGCCGTAGCAATTTCTTATTTAGTTTCTGGGAATAATACGATCTACGTATCTCAATTGCCGACAAGAAGGGACTCACCAGCTCACAAGGCTGAATATGAAACTCCACTAATGCAGACCGTACGTATTGAAAAGTGCGAATTGAAAGATATTAAGGTTTACGTTGACGAAAAGGTAGGAAAGGCTATACAAATAATGCTTGAGAATAGTTTTATGAGCCTACCTGTGGTAAATTACGATAATAGATTTCTTGGTGTAGTTTATCTAAAAGATTTGGAAAGGGTCAATCCAGAAGATTCAATAGGAAAATATATAACCAGAGGGTCTCCTTCAGTATCCTTAACCTCTACCTTGGAACACGCATTAGAGGTAATGGCTACTAACAAAACTAGATGGGTTGCTGTTGTGGATAACGGAAAATTTTTAGGAATTGTGACGTACGATAGTATTATAGATGCGTATAAGAGAGAGTTAAACGTGATTAAGAATTCATAGCTAAATATCTCTAACACAATTTTTTAAACGTAATTTTGCATCATTAATTATGCAAGAAGTTCAGAAACCACCAAATCAAAAATATATAAAGAACTTTATTATCTATGCCGAGTTTGGTATACCAGAAGTTAACTTAGAATCGTATAGGTTAAAAGTTAGTGGGGAAGTAGAAAATCCTCTATCATTTACGTATGACGAATTAATGAAATTGCCAAGAAAGGAAATAGTCGAAGATTTCCATTGTGTAACGGGTTGGTCGATAAAGAATGTTAAGTGGGAGGGAATTCCCTTTAGACTATTAATTGAGACTGCTAGGGTAAAAAATAACGTCAATTGGGTCATGTTCTACAGTCTAGACGGTTATACATCAATAATACCATATGAGGATGTATTAAAGGATAATGTGATTGTCGCGTTGTTTATGAATGGGGAAAAGCTATCTTTAAAGCATGGTTTTCCAGCTAGGCCAATAATTCCTCATCTATATGGGTGGAAGAGTGCAAAGTGGTTAACCGAAATTGAGTTCCTAAGGGATTACGTTGACGGATATTGGGAGGAAAGAGGATATCATGAAAGAGGAAATGTGTGGGAAGAAGAGAGGTTTAAAGGTCAAGGAGGTAGACATTTAAGAAGAAGACCAGTTCTATGACAAGTTACGTTCTATTAATCGAATGTAAAACTGATGTTAACTTAAGGACCAAGGGTAGGGAGTTTTTAATAAAGAAGGGTATTTACGCATATGTTGGATCATGTGGGAGATCTTGTAGTAAACGTATAATTAGACACTTAAATAAAAATAAGAATACATATCATTGGCATATTGACTACTTAACAACAGTTTGTGAACCAATGGGAGTATTTGTAATAAAGCATGTTAAAGAGAAAGAATTAGCCTCGTTATTAAGTAAAAGTAACGCATGTGTAGAAAAATTCGGATCTAGTGACGATAAAGATGTAAGATCTCATTTATTTATAATAGGTGATTTACGAGAACTTTATTTAACGATTTGCGATAAATCTGGAGAACGATAGTATTCCAACTACACCCGCTATTATTAATATATTGGTTATGTTATAATTTTGGGAGAATAATTCTAGAATTAATTCTCTAACGAAAAATGATATACCAGCGTCTATTACGTTAATTATACTTCTTTCTTTTCCAGATAAGTAGCTGTTTACGGCAATGTATAATTCTATTAATACCAAAATTAATAATGGACCAGTTATAGTCACATTTACCAAATTTAATAAATTTAGAGAAAATATGTTAGATATTATACCGAAAATAGTTATTACGATTTGAACTCCTATCCCAAATAATAAAATAATTCGGATAATATAGCCTATAAATTTTATTAAATCCTTATCGTTGATTCTTACCATTATGTAAGTTTATATTTTCTGTCCAAATTATAGCTTATGAAAATCAGAGAAATAGAACCAATAGTTCTTACCTCTAAAGAAAAAGGTAGTGCGACTTGGGCATCTACGATGGTTATTGTAAGGGTCATAACGGAAAATGGAGCTGTAGGCTATGGGGAAGCGGTTCCAACATTAAGAGTTATATCTGTATATAATGCCATTAAACAAGTTGCCAAGGGTTATATAGGAAAAGAAGTAGAGGAGGTTGAGAAGAATTATCATGAATGGTATAAACAAGACTTCTACTTATCTAGGTCTTTTGAATCAACAACTGCAGTAAGTGCAATTGATATAGCTTCTTGGGATATAATAGGAAAAGAGCTCGGAGCTCCAATCTACAAGTTATTGGGTGGAAAAGTTAGGAATAAAGTACCAGTATATGCTAATGGATGGTATCAAGAGTGTGTAACTCCAGAGGATTTTGCAGAAAAGGCAAAAGAGGTTGTGAAAATGGGATATAAAGCCCTAAAATTTGATCCATTTGGTCCCTACTTCGATTGGATAGACGAGAAAGGTTTAAGAGAAGCTGAGGAGAGAGTAAGGGCTGTTAGGGAGGCTGTTGGTGATAACGTGGATATTTTAATAGAGCATCACGGCAGATTTAATGCAAATTCAGCGATAATGATAGCGAAAAGATTAGAGAAATATAATCCAGGATTTATGGAGGAACCAGTGCATCATGAGGATATTATTGGTTTAAGCAAGTATAAAGCTAGTACTCATTTAAGGATTGCATTAGGAGAAAGACTGCTAAGTGAAAAAGAAGCTGCGTTTTACGTAGAGAAAGGTCTTGTAGACATATTGCAACCAGATTTAACTAATATAGGTGGAGTGACAGTAGGTAAGAGTGTTATAAAGATAGCTGAAGCAAATGACGTAGAAGTTGCTTTTCATAACGCATTTGGTTCAATTCAGAATGCCGTTGAAATACAGCTAAGTGCAGTTACGCAGAACTTATATTTGCTTGAGAATTTCTATGATTGGTTCCCTCAATGGAAAAGGGATTTAGTGTATAATGAAACACCAGTTGAAGGAGGGCATGTTAAGGTTCCAGATAAGCCTGGAATAGGTATTTCAATTAATGAAAAAATAATAGAACAATTAAGAGCCGAACCAATACCATTAGATATAGTTGAAGAACCAGTTTGGGTTGTTAAGGGTACTTGGAAGAATTATGGTGTTTGAAAATGCCAGAGATCATAACTCCGATCATAACTCCGTTTACTAAAGATAATAGAATAGACAAGGAGAAATTGAAGCTACATGCGGAGAACCTTATTAGGAAGGGGATAGACAAACTTTTCGTAAATGGCACTACTGGCCTTGGTCCTTCACTAACTCCAGAGGAGAAGTTGGAGAATCTAAAGGTTGTTTATGACGTTACAAATAAGATAATATTTCAAGTCGGTGGGTTAAATCTAGACGATGCTATAAGGTTAGCTAAGTTGAGTAAGGATTTCGATATTGTCGGCATAGCTTCATATGCTCCATATTACTACCCTAGGATGCCAGAGAAGCACTTAATAAAGTATTTTAAGACATTGTGCGAAGTATCCCCTCACCCTGTTTATTTGTATAATTATCCAACAGCTACGGGTAAAGATATAGATGCAAAAATTGCTAAGGAGATTGGTTGTTTCGCAGGAGTTAAGGACACTATCGAAAATATAATTCACACCTTAGACTACAAACGTCTAAATCCTAATATGCGAGTTTATAGTGGCTCTGACATGTTAATTGTCACAGTAGTATCTACAGGTTTAGATGGTAATGTTGCAGCTGGTTCGAACTATCTTCCTGAAGTTACTGTGGCAATTAAGAAATTGGCTATGGAGCGGAAAATTGAAGAAGCACTTAGATTACAATTTCTTCATGACGAAATAATAGAGGCCTCTAGATTATTTGGAAGCTTATCTTCAAATTATGTTCTAACTAAATACTTCCAAGGATACGACTTAGGAAATCCCAGACCTCCGATATTCCCATTAGATGAGGAAGAGGAGAGGCAGTTAATTAAGAAAGTCGAGGGTATAAGAGCTAAACTTGTAGAACTTAAAATATTGAAAGAATAGTATACTATCATGGTTGATGTAATAGCTTTAGGAGAGCCTTTAATCCAGTTTAATTCTTTTACTCCGGGTCCATTAAGATTCGTAAACTATTTTGAAAAACATATAGCAGGATCTGAGTTGAATTTCTGCATTGCTGTTATTAGGAATCATCTATCATGCGGTTTAATAGCAAGAGTAGGTAATGACGAGTTTGGAAGAAATATCATAGAATATTCCAGAGCTCAAGGTATTGATACTACCTATATAAAGGTGGATAATGAGTCTTTCACTGGAATATACTTTATACAAAGGGGTTATCCAATACCTATGAAAAGCGAACTAATATATTACAGAAAAGGCAGTGCAGGAAGTAGACTTTCTCCAGAAGATGTAGATGAAAATTACATTAGCAAAGCTAGGTTAGTCCATTCAACTGGGATAACATTGGCTATAAGCGATAGTGCTAAGGAATCTGTAATTAAAGCGTTTGAATTAGCGAAATCTAGAAGCCTAGATACTAATATCAGACCTAAACTTTGGAGCAGTCTCGAGAAAGCTAGGGAAACTATACTTTCGATATTAAAAAGATATGACATTGAGGTACTAATAACAGATCCAGATGACACTAAGATTTTGTTAGATGTTACGGACCCAGATGATGCATATAGGAAATATAAGGAGCTAGGAGTTAAAGTCTTGCTCTATAAATTAGGTGCTAAAGGTGCCATGGCATATAAAGACAATGTAAAAGTCTTTAAAGAAGGCTATAAAGTACAAGTTGAGGATCCTACTGGGGCTGGTGACGCAATGGCAGGTACATTTATTTCATTGTATTTGCAGAATAAAGATATAGAATATTCATTAGCTCATGGTATTGCGGCGTCAACTCTAGTCATAACAGTAAGGGGAGATAATGAACTTACACCCACTACTGAGGATGCCGAAAGATTTTTAAATGAGTTTAAAACGTAAAGTCTAACATTTAAATTTTTCATTTATGAATATATATTATGGAGAAAACTTCACTATCGATAAAATCTAAGGAGCTTATGGAAATCTATGAACTGAAGGATGGAATACCTTACTTTAAGACTTATTTGGCTAGCCAATGGATTAGTGGAGATGAGTGGCAAGACGTAATTAGCCCAATTGATTTAAACGTTATAGCAAAAATTCCTAAATTAAGCTGGAATCAGGTAGACAATACATTGGAGCACATATATAGAAAGGGGAGATGGGCAATACGAGATACTCCAGGTGAGAAGAGATTAGACATATATAAGAAGATAGCGTCATTGTTGGATAAGTTTAAGGAAGATTTCGTTAATGTGTTAATAATCAACAACGGTAAAACTAGAGCTGCGGCAGAAGGCGAGGTCAAAGCTGCAATTGAAAGACTATTACGTGCAGATTTAGATGTCAAAGAGACAAGAGGTGATTACGTTCCTGGTGATTGGAGTTCAGAGACTTTAGAAACTGAAGCTGTTGTAAGAAAAGAGCCAGTTGGAGTTGTTCTTTCAATTGTTCCATTCAATTATCCCCTTTTTGATACTGTAAATAAAATAGTGTATACTACTGTAATTGGAAATGCTATAATTATTAAACCTCCATCATCAACTCCATTACCTATCTTAATGTTAGCTAAGGTTATGGAATTAGCAGGTTTTCCGAAAGACTCATTTGCGATAATTACACTACCCGGTAGAGATATGAATAAAGTGGTTGGAGATAAAAGAATCCAAGCAATATCACTAACTGGAAGTACTGAAACAGGAGAAGAAGTAGTAAGAAATGCAGGGATTAAACAATTCATAATGGAGTTAGGCGGAGGAGATCCGGCTATTGTATTGAGTGATGCGGATTTAGCATGGGCTGCGCAAAGGATAGCAACTGGAATAATAAGTTATACTGGACAAAGGTGCGATTCAGTGAAGTTAGTTTTGGTTGAGGAAGAAGTTTATGATACACTAAAAGATTTGCTTATAAAAGAATTAACAAAATCCGTTAAGATTGGAGATCCTAGAGATCCGTCAACTACTGTCGGTCCCGTTATAGACGTGAAAACAGTAGATGAATGGGAAAAGGCTATAAAAGACGCAGTAGAAAAAGGTGGAAAAATACTATTTGGAGGAAAGAGATTAGGTCCTACTTATATTGAACCAGTATTGATAGAGGCGCCAAAAGACAC of Sulfolobus sp. E5-1-F contains these proteins:
- a CDS encoding RidA family protein; this translates as MREIVFTDKAPKPIGPYSQGVKVGDVLYVSGQIPVDPNTNEVVGKNIEEQTIRVIENIKAILEAAGYVLDDVVMSFVYLKDIKDFQRFNEVYSKYFSNKPPARVTIEVSRLPRDVLIEISVIAQKG
- a CDS encoding CBS domain-containing protein; protein product: MNIETLMIRNPPILSKEDRLGLAFKKINEGGIGRIIISNEKIEGLLTTRDLLSTVESHCKDSCSQGDLYRISTTPVIDYMTPNPVTIYNTTDEFTALNIMVTRNFGSLPVVDINDKPVGIITEREFLLLYKDLDEIFPVKVFMTTNVRTIYKDVRLDQAVRLMLRRGFRRLPVINDDNKVIGIITVVNAIRQLAKAVDKLDPDYFYNKAVKDIMVTNLVTIDELSSINRAAAEMIVKRIGSLLILNKDNTIRGIITERDLLIALHHILVMEKFKEKL
- a CDS encoding glucose 1-dehydrogenase — protein: MKALLVYPPKRGVEVKEINSIDQSISGEEVLIKTIANGICGTDRGIVSGLLKFSRPPKGKNGLVLGHENLGQVIDKGPHVQALSKGDYVVSIVRRGCGKCSNCLSGRQDFCETGEFVEAGIRGLDGFMREFYIDNASYLVRIPNEIVDIAVLLEPLSNVVKAYNELMLTQRRMIWWCRDGSYDCKNVTIVGSGPIGLLFSLIFSVQGFNVFVLNKRDPFPIEAEIMEKINAKFINTTKDQLPNVVDVLIDTSGYPSAFIPLMNKLNKNSSVILFGTTGGEKFEVNADLITYLVENNILLFGSVNASKKDFEEGVNYLTIWKYRYPNVLNKMITRVVKPEEAPEVLYAKPRGEIKTIISWV
- the acs gene encoding acetate--CoA ligase; the protein is MEQEISENIKEIEEKVDYNIRLYKEIYKESIENPGKFWSKLAEELIDWFDPWKETFKQEILTKWFVGGKLNATYNAIDRHLNSSKKFKAAIIWESEKGERKVLTYQDLFYEVNRWAHALKQLGVKKGDRVTIYMPLTPEGVIAMLACARIGAIHSVVFAGFGSQALADRVSDAQSKVVITADGYYRKGKLVELKRTVDEALSKLQNNSVKNVIVFRRSGIEIPFKEGRDIYFDEIGKYKYIEPEPVDATHPLFILYTSGTTGKPKGVVHSTGGYLVGTATMLLWSYGLSQENDVLFNTSDIGWIVGHSYITYSPLVMGRSVIIYESVPDYPYPDKWAELIEKYKATTFGTSATFLRYLMKYGEDYIKDRELYSLRIIVTNGEPLNYAPWKYGLEVIGKGKVFMSHQWWQTETGAPNLGYMPGYPIFLTMKSGPASGFPLPGNKVKVVDENGNLARPRERGYLIIEPPFPPMMMIGMWNDEGNERIIKTYFSKFPNVYYTGDFAMIDEDGYVWVSGRADETLKIAGHRIGAGEIESAITSHPAVAEAAVIGIPDPVKGEIAHAFVVLKQGYQPSNELAKSINEHVKKVMGPIVILEVHFVNALPKTRSGKVMRRVIKAVMMGSAVGDISTLEDEASIEEIKKAIEALRSQLNP
- a CDS encoding chloride channel protein, with product MNLSSLPYFEKWFILGIILGVVAGFAAITFYLLLHLFEEIFLFNFIGMSYPRPLGEGGTLNFVFHPGNYLLIPISTAIGGLISGIIVYTFAPEAEGHGTDAAIKSYHYFQGKVKWIVIPVKIIASAITIGSGGSAGREGPTAQFSAGVGSVIADLLHLSPEDRRRAVAVGIGAGIGTIFKTPIGGAILAAEILYRRDLEPEVIYPALVASAIGYTIFGSIFGFTPVFGYYTGTFDPLRLPMYAVLGLVSGLMAILYPKTFYGINSLFKKLRIPNHVKPAIGGLITGLIGLLAPEILGTGYGWINLVEYEKVFTLYSPLIPAIILIIILPFLKIISTSFSIGSGGSGGVFAPGLFIGAYLGASIGLLFHYLFPTIVPTIAPFVIIGMMSFFAGAGKVPLSVLIMVTEMTSSLQLLPGAMIAVAISYLVSGNNTIYVSQLPTRRDSPAHKAEYETPLMQTVRIEKCELKDIKVYVDEKVGKAIQIMLENSFMSLPVVNYDNRFLGVVYLKDLERVNPEDSIGKYITRGSPSVSLTSTLEHALEVMATNKTRWVAVVDNGKFLGIVTYDSIIDAYKRELNVIKNS
- a CDS encoding sulfite oxidase-like oxidoreductase: MQEVQKPPNQKYIKNFIIYAEFGIPEVNLESYRLKVSGEVENPLSFTYDELMKLPRKEIVEDFHCVTGWSIKNVKWEGIPFRLLIETARVKNNVNWVMFYSLDGYTSIIPYEDVLKDNVIVALFMNGEKLSLKHGFPARPIIPHLYGWKSAKWLTEIEFLRDYVDGYWEERGYHERGNVWEEERFKGQGGRHLRRRPVL
- a CDS encoding GIY-YIG nuclease family protein → MTSYVLLIECKTDVNLRTKGREFLIKKGIYAYVGSCGRSCSKRIIRHLNKNKNTYHWHIDYLTTVCEPMGVFVIKHVKEKELASLLSKSNACVEKFGSSDDKDVRSHLFIIGDLRELYLTICDKSGER
- a CDS encoding phosphate-starvation-inducible PsiE family protein produces the protein MVRINDKDLIKFIGYIIRIILLFGIGVQIVITIFGIISNIFSLNLLNLVNVTITGPLLILVLIELYIAVNSYLSGKERSIINVIDAGISFFVRELILELFSQNYNITNILIIAGVVGILSFSRFIANR